A window from Solanum stenotomum isolate F172 chromosome 7, ASM1918654v1, whole genome shotgun sequence encodes these proteins:
- the LOC125871860 gene encoding pentatricopeptide repeat-containing protein At2g37320-like gives MSLCASKRVFNVGIQVHCLVIVNGFLSNVYIGSSLITFYSNFGGIVDAYQVFDEMSVRNVVSWSAMLNGFAKENELGMCLKLYKGMMGLGLKVNEFVFTSLLSVCMGSGCFGHGRSIHCQIIVMGFESYVQVANAILSMYSKCGEVKDAMCIFDNTKSKDLVSWNSMICGYGQQGHAIQAIELFEDMKKQEVRPDSITFLGVLSSCRHAGFVKEGMSYFNSMVDYGVKPEVDHYSCIVDLLGRARLLEEAREFIKKMPIRPNGVIWGSLLMSCRLQGNFRLGIEAAENRLALEPWSTSTHLQLINLYARLGYWDQAARMQKLMKDNGLKRDPGYSRIEISNQVFQFTTEDISMGHIKLIASLVNVLVDHMRSFGVEETDSGEIVM, from the coding sequence ATGAGTTTGTGTGCATCGAAAAGAGTTTTTAATGTAGGGATTCAAGTTCATTGTTTGGTGATTGTTAATGGGTTTTTATCCAATGTGTATATTGGTAGTTCTTTGATCACTTTTTATAGTAATTTTGGAGGAATTGTAGATGCGTACCAAGTGTTTGATGAAATGTCTGTGAGAAATGTTGTGTCTTGGAGTGCTATGTTAAATGGTTTTGCGAAGGAGAATGAGTTGGGTATGTGCTTGAAGCTGTATAAGGGTATGATGGGGTTGGGGTTGAAGGTTAATGAATTCGTGTTTACGAGCTTGTTGAGCGTGTGTATGGGTAGTGGATGTTTTGGTCATGGAAGAAGTATTCACTGCCAGATAATTGTTATGGGTTTTGAGTCCTATGTACAAGTTGCAAATGCGATTTTATCAATGTATAGTAAATGTGGGGAAGTAAAGGATGCTATGTGCATTTTTGATAATACGAAGAGTAAAGATTTGGTGTCGTGGAACTCGATGATCTGTGGATATGGACAGCAAGGACATGCTATTCAAGCTATTGAACTTTTTGAGGATATGAAGAAGCAAGAAGTGAGGCCTGATTCCATTACTTTCCTTGGGGTGTTGTCTTCTTGCCGTCATGCTGGTTTTGTTAAAGAAGGCATGTCTTACTTTAACTCGATGGTTGATTATGGTGTGAAGCCTGAGGTAGATCATTATTCATGTATCGTGGATCTTCTTGGACGAGCACGTTTATTAGAAGAGGCTCGTGAGTTTATCAAGAAGATGCCAATTCGACCAAATGGTGTTATCTGGGGTTCCTTGCTTATGTCGTGTAGGCTTCAGGGGAACTTTCGGTTGGGGATTGAGGCTGCAGAGAATAGGCTTGCACTGGAACCATGGTCCACGTCTACCCATCTGCAGCTGATAAATTTATACGCTCGTTTAGGATACTGGGATCAGGCAGCTAGAATGCAGAAGTTGATGAAAGACAATGGACTTAAACGGGATCCTGGTTATAGTAGGATCGAGATAAGCAATCAAGTGTTTCAATTTACTACTGAAGACATATCGATGGGACATATTAAATTGATTGCTAGTTTGGTGAATGTTTTGGTGGATCACATGAGAAGTTTTGGTGTAGAAGAAACTGATTCCGGTGAAATAGTAATGTAG